The following are encoded in a window of Paramormyrops kingsleyae isolate MSU_618 chromosome 12, PKINGS_0.4, whole genome shotgun sequence genomic DNA:
- the LOC111834710 gene encoding fatty acid-binding protein, intestinal-like, translating to MTFNGSWKVEQSENFANFLEQMGINVVKRKLAEHDNMKLIIEQTGDNFHIKESSTFRKKDFNFTLGVPFEHELADGTVIEGTWVLEGNTLKGNFTRKDNGKTLLTNREVTGNELVQTYSYDGVTAKRIFKKV from the exons ATGACTTTCAACGGAAGCTGGAAAGTGGAGCAAAGTGAAAACTTCGCCAACTTTTTGGAACAGATGG GTATTAATGTCGTGAAGAGGAAGCTGGCGGAACATGATAATATGAAATTAATAATTGAGCAGACAGGTGACAATTTCCACATAAAGGAGTCCAGTACCTTCCGGAAGAAGGACTTCAATTTCACTTTGGGAGTCCCGTTTGAGCATGAGCTAGCAGATGGAACAGTGATCGAA GGCACATGGGTCCTTGagggaaacacactgaaagGGAACTTCACACGGAAAGACAATGGAAAAACGCTTCTGACCAACAGAGAAGTAACTGGGAACGAGCTTGTGCAG ACTTACAGCTATGATGGAGTCACTGCAAAGAGGATCTTCAAGAAAGTTTAG